In the genome of Rhodoferax sp. BAB1, one region contains:
- a CDS encoding heavy-metal-associated domain-containing protein has translation MSSMELSVEGMTCGSCANAVRRALTRVPGVSHVDVDLARGRAMVASPGDGNHLQDMLDALTEAGYKGELVSGSTASGSEDSPSPAMGRCTSAKATQGQGGCCCGR, from the coding sequence ATGAGCTCGATGGAACTGTCAGTAGAAGGTATGACCTGCGGCTCTTGTGCCAACGCCGTGCGCAGAGCGTTGACCCGCGTTCCCGGTGTCAGTCATGTTGACGTGGATCTCGCGCGAGGACGGGCGATGGTCGCGTCTCCAGGTGATGGAAACCATCTGCAGGATATGCTGGATGCGCTGACTGAAGCTGGCTACAAGGGGGAACTGGTTTCAGGTTCGACGGCATCAGGGAGCGAAGATTCGCCGAGCCCTGCCATGGGGCGCTGCACCAGCGCCAAAGCCACGCAAGGTCAAGGTGGATGCTGCTGCGGCCGTTGA